A region from the Sutcliffiella horikoshii genome encodes:
- a CDS encoding DUF6241 domain-containing protein: MKSWFKSNKRKLLPFVAVFLLAEALITYYLYTSPFQGTSLTSGQGDHASSSTLSTTRNIPVEKDNPFDHKNKLNEVHVVNYIHWMSHQKVKAENKWTHYEMTPERIDWLLEKVQEADYKHEEVYVEILTKWQKGDFATAHLDHNRVWSLLNGTVGKATGVMTEEEEKEYLENPNIKFK; the protein is encoded by the coding sequence ATGAAAAGTTGGTTTAAATCGAACAAGCGAAAACTCCTTCCCTTTGTGGCTGTTTTTCTTTTGGCAGAAGCACTTATTACTTATTATTTGTACACGTCACCATTTCAGGGAACAAGTTTGACAAGTGGACAAGGGGATCATGCTTCTTCTAGTACATTATCAACAACTAGAAATATTCCAGTTGAAAAAGATAATCCGTTCGATCATAAAAACAAATTGAATGAAGTTCATGTTGTTAATTACATTCATTGGATGTCCCATCAAAAAGTTAAAGCAGAAAACAAGTGGACACACTATGAGATGACGCCGGAAAGAATTGATTGGCTACTGGAGAAAGTGCAAGAAGCCGATTATAAACATGAGGAAGTGTATGTGGAAATTCTGACAAAGTGGCAGAAAGGTGACTTTGCAACGGCGCACCTTGATCATAATAGAGTGTGGTCTTTACTTAATGGGACTGTTGGAAAAGCAACGGGCGTAATGACGGAAGAAGAAGAAAAAGAGTACTTGGAAAATCCAAATATCAAGTTTAAATAA
- a CDS encoding D-alanyl-D-alanine carboxypeptidase family protein, with protein sequence MIKKLQLCVIIPLLIMVFGNSIAVQAEAPGDLFSESVILIDAKSGNTLYEKDSTRVMYPASITKIVTAIIAIEEGDLQDIVTVSKNARDQDGSRVYLLEGEKVTLKKLVQGLMINSGNDAGTAIAEHFDGSEKAFAKRMNAFVEEKVGVKNTNFTNPHGLYHPDHVTTAQDMAKIAQYAMKNETFREIVGTKEMEWIGEGWETTLFNHHRLLWDYEGTTGVKNGYVPESGHTLVTSAKRDRMDLIVVTMKAASKYYIYKDTMSLLDYGFANFITDEIPKGEMVTDATGREYMLAKNVHVAKQEKEIVNLRVNKDKDLVVKIGNREHVEENVLVEQERNELTPAPTASSSDSANPSGVNGDSGTKSSLVPTIFIFISLLIFFFVMNVLQRRRRRKKMQQRYSDSLVYSRRSSYYR encoded by the coding sequence ATGATAAAAAAATTACAACTTTGTGTAATCATCCCACTACTAATTATGGTTTTTGGGAATTCAATAGCAGTACAAGCAGAAGCGCCAGGGGATTTATTTAGTGAGTCCGTTATTTTAATAGATGCAAAATCAGGTAATACTCTTTATGAAAAAGATAGTACGCGTGTGATGTATCCTGCTAGCATCACTAAAATTGTGACAGCGATCATTGCGATTGAAGAGGGCGACCTGCAAGATATCGTAACAGTTAGTAAAAATGCAAGAGATCAAGACGGTTCAAGAGTGTATTTACTTGAAGGGGAAAAAGTAACACTTAAGAAGTTGGTCCAAGGCTTGATGATTAACTCCGGTAATGATGCAGGTACTGCCATTGCAGAACATTTCGACGGCAGTGAAAAAGCATTTGCCAAGAGAATGAATGCGTTTGTGGAAGAAAAGGTTGGGGTGAAGAATACTAATTTCACCAACCCGCATGGACTATATCATCCTGACCATGTCACAACTGCACAGGACATGGCGAAAATTGCCCAGTATGCAATGAAAAATGAAACATTTAGGGAGATTGTCGGAACAAAGGAAATGGAGTGGATAGGTGAAGGGTGGGAGACCACATTGTTTAACCATCACCGCTTGTTATGGGACTATGAAGGGACAACTGGAGTGAAAAACGGGTATGTTCCGGAATCAGGTCACACGCTTGTCACTTCTGCGAAAAGGGATAGAATGGACCTTATTGTAGTAACCATGAAGGCAGCTTCTAAGTATTACATCTATAAAGACACGATGTCCCTTTTAGATTATGGATTTGCGAATTTCATTACAGATGAAATACCAAAAGGTGAAATGGTCACAGATGCAACAGGTAGAGAGTACATGCTTGCGAAAAACGTGCATGTGGCAAAGCAGGAAAAGGAAATTGTTAACCTGCGTGTAAACAAGGACAAGGATTTGGTTGTGAAAATTGGGAATCGGGAACATGTCGAAGAAAACGTGTTGGTAGAGCAAGAGCGGAATGAATTGACACCTGCTCCTACTGCATCTTCATCAGACTCGGCAAATCCATCAGGAGTAAACGGAGATAGTGGAACGAAGAGCAGTTTGGTGCCTACCATTTTTATTTTCATCTCACTATTAATCTTCTTTTTTGTGATGAATGTGCTGCAGAGAAGAAGAAGGAGAAAGAAAATGCAACAACGGTACTCAGACTCTCTCGTTTATTCTAGAAGAAGCAGCTATTATAGGTAG
- a CDS encoding pyridoxamine 5'-phosphate oxidase family protein encodes MPRKESSLNEQLVDLLQGEKIVSLITTDKDSKKPNLSIVSWLVAHEDGKTIKFALGHKAESAFNIQENPDLILGVVGAGSCYSINGKGSVSEVIDKTMKYRVVTVEVESVEDVIFYGGKITQEPDYVKTYDEELAKKLDEEVYALLKG; translated from the coding sequence ATGCCGAGAAAAGAGAGTTCACTAAATGAACAGCTGGTTGATTTATTGCAAGGGGAGAAAATCGTATCCCTGATCACAACAGACAAAGACTCGAAAAAACCGAATTTAAGCATCGTTTCATGGTTGGTTGCACATGAAGATGGTAAAACCATTAAGTTTGCTTTAGGTCATAAAGCTGAGAGTGCGTTTAATATTCAAGAAAACCCTGATTTGATTTTAGGAGTTGTGGGAGCCGGAAGCTGTTATTCCATAAATGGTAAAGGTTCCGTATCCGAAGTCATTGATAAAACAATGAAGTACCGTGTAGTAACCGTTGAGGTTGAGTCTGTGGAAGATGTTATTTTCTATGGCGGGAAAATAACGCAGGAACCTGATTATGTGAAGACATATGACGAAGAACTTGCCAAAAAATTAGATGAAGAAGTTTATGCGCTATTGAAAGGCTGA